The following proteins are co-located in the Pseudomonas synxantha genome:
- a CDS encoding LysR family transcriptional regulator has protein sequence MDRFNAMRVFTRIVELGGFAKAADSLQVPRASATVLIKQLEAHLGVQLLQRTTRQVSPTLDGAAYYQRCVQLLADLEETEAVFSARRQNPRGTLSIDMPSGIGRLIVIPALPTFTALYPQIELEIGLNDRPVDLIREGVDCVLRGGPALDESLVARPLAMMDQLTLASPNYLEHMGMPSSLDDLGRHQMVEYLSSASGKRFGLEFQIGTELRQVHLPKRIAVNSSDGYFAACEAGYGLIQAPHYHAMRQLAAGTLVQVLPQLAVPKMALTALYPPHRQLSQRVRVFVDWLVQLCARPGTGLQR, from the coding sequence TTGGACCGATTCAACGCCATGCGCGTGTTTACCCGAATCGTGGAGTTGGGCGGGTTTGCCAAGGCCGCCGACAGCCTGCAAGTGCCCCGCGCCTCGGCGACGGTTCTGATCAAGCAACTGGAAGCGCACCTCGGTGTTCAACTGTTGCAGCGCACCACGCGCCAAGTCAGCCCGACCCTGGACGGCGCCGCCTACTACCAACGCTGTGTGCAATTGCTGGCCGACCTGGAAGAAACGGAGGCGGTATTTTCCGCTCGGCGCCAGAACCCCCGTGGCACGCTGAGCATTGATATGCCCTCGGGCATCGGTCGCCTGATCGTGATCCCAGCATTGCCTACGTTCACTGCGCTGTACCCGCAGATCGAGCTGGAAATCGGCCTTAACGACCGCCCGGTGGATTTGATCCGCGAGGGAGTCGATTGCGTCTTGCGCGGCGGCCCGGCCCTGGATGAATCGCTGGTGGCGCGGCCGCTGGCGATGATGGATCAGTTGACCCTGGCCAGCCCCAACTACCTTGAACACATGGGCATGCCCAGCAGCCTGGATGACCTCGGCCGGCATCAGATGGTCGAATACCTCTCCAGCGCCAGCGGCAAACGCTTTGGCCTGGAGTTCCAGATCGGCACCGAGCTGCGTCAGGTCCACTTGCCGAAACGCATCGCTGTCAACAGTTCCGACGGTTATTTCGCCGCGTGCGAGGCCGGCTACGGGCTGATCCAGGCGCCGCATTACCACGCCATGCGCCAGCTAGCGGCGGGCACCTTGGTGCAGGTGCTGCCGCAGCTGGCCGTGCCGAAAATGGCGTTGACCGCGCTGTACCCGCCACACCGCCAGCTGTCACAGCGGGTGCGTGTGTTTGTCGATTGGCTGGTGCAGCTGTGTGCTCGCCCAGGCACGGGGTTGCAACGCTAG
- a CDS encoding AraC family transcriptional regulator has protein sequence MNSSNVLVDWLLDSLELNTSLFHVGRYCGDWHASTHGLAQASFHLIVQGECWLHIDGDPTPQHLNNGDAVFLLRDFAYRLSGDATAAGAQECPRRPMQALDSNATDGVGLVCGFFHFQSGLSTLIVDTLPSWIILRAGDPSLTAARNLFELILQECNRTPAPSSALLERLCHLLFLYVLRQQVIDNTGLGGLAALGRTPAFAQLLEQLIARPAEPWTLEDMAACAGLSRSAFFKRFNELCGQSPGQVLLMIRMRHACQLFKRDQTVAQVSLAVGYQSVAAFTRAFHKVTGQQPGAYRRAQA, from the coding sequence ATGAATTCGTCCAATGTTCTTGTCGACTGGTTATTAGATAGCCTCGAACTCAACACCAGTCTGTTTCACGTGGGTCGCTATTGTGGCGACTGGCACGCAAGCACCCACGGCCTGGCCCAGGCGAGCTTCCATTTGATTGTGCAGGGTGAGTGCTGGCTGCATATCGACGGCGATCCAACGCCTCAGCACTTGAATAATGGTGACGCGGTGTTTCTGTTGCGCGACTTTGCTTATCGACTGTCCGGGGACGCCACGGCAGCCGGCGCCCAGGAATGCCCACGCCGTCCGATGCAGGCCCTGGACAGCAACGCCACGGATGGTGTGGGATTAGTCTGCGGTTTCTTTCATTTCCAATCCGGCCTGTCGACGCTGATTGTCGATACCCTGCCCAGCTGGATCATCCTGCGTGCCGGCGATCCGTCGCTGACCGCTGCACGCAATCTTTTCGAGTTGATCCTGCAAGAGTGCAACCGCACGCCCGCGCCCTCTTCGGCATTGCTGGAACGCCTGTGCCACTTGCTGTTCCTGTATGTACTGCGCCAGCAGGTCATCGATAACACTGGACTGGGCGGCCTGGCGGCGCTGGGCCGCACACCTGCATTCGCGCAGTTGCTGGAACAACTGATCGCACGCCCAGCCGAGCCCTGGACCCTCGAAGACATGGCTGCCTGCGCCGGGCTGTCACGTTCGGCATTTTTCAAACGCTTCAATGAACTGTGCGGCCAGTCACCGGGCCAGGTGCTGCTGATGATCCGTATGCGTCACGCCTGCCAGCTGTTCAAGCGAGACCAGACCGTCGCCCAGGTGTCGCTGGCGGTAGGCTACCAATCGGTGGCGGCCTTTACACGGGCGTTTCATAAAGTCACCGGGCAGCAGCCTGGCGCCTATCGCAGGGCGCAGGCCTAG
- a CDS encoding carboxymuconolactone decarboxylase family protein yields MSRVPLLTPETAPEAARPFLENALKGSGFIPNLLGVLANAPAALETYITVSGLNAKAELSLADREVVQLIAATSHGCDFCVAGHTAVARNKAKLPEDVIEALRRRGELPDARYETLAAFTREVIATRGDVSDAGFEAFRAAGYTDGHALEVILGVSLATLCNFANVFARTPLNPELAQYRWEKPAS; encoded by the coding sequence ATGTCCCGCGTACCGTTACTGACCCCCGAAACCGCCCCGGAAGCGGCCAGGCCCTTCCTTGAAAACGCGCTGAAAGGCTCGGGTTTTATCCCGAATCTGCTGGGCGTCCTGGCCAACGCACCGGCTGCGCTTGAGACCTATATCACCGTCTCCGGCTTGAACGCCAAGGCAGAACTGAGCCTGGCCGACCGCGAAGTGGTGCAACTGATTGCCGCCACCAGCCATGGCTGCGATTTCTGCGTGGCCGGTCACACTGCCGTGGCGCGCAACAAAGCCAAGCTGCCTGAAGACGTGATCGAGGCCTTGCGCCGGCGTGGTGAGCTACCGGACGCTCGCTATGAGACACTCGCCGCTTTTACCCGGGAAGTGATCGCCACTCGTGGTGATGTCAGTGATGCCGGCTTTGAGGCGTTCCGCGCTGCGGGCTACACCGACGGGCACGCGCTGGAAGTCATCTTGGGCGTGAGCCTGGCAACCCTGTGCAACTTCGCCAACGTGTTTGCCCGCACCCCGCTGAACCCGGAGCTGGCGCAATACCGTTGGGAAAAACCGGCAAGCTGA
- a CDS encoding acyl-CoA dehydrogenase family protein: MLDPILSRWLDVQAQALDVGSCDPQEVLPRLAEANILKIGVPTQLGGLGGDVAGAVEAIANVASHSLAAAFVCWGQRSFIEYLLQSPNERLREQLMPDLLSGKLAGATGLSNAMKFISGIEALQISAEPNEHGWTLNGRLHWVTNLRKNGFVAAAAIEHAGGGTPFILAIPDSVAGLQRSRDLELLGLQSSNTAALGLEGVELSRDWLLHEDARKFLPAVRPAFLGLQCGMSIGLARRSLAEVAHHLGASRTVLREELEALRLTLDHLVTELKAGLLAGRFAADPVPLFKLRIALAETAAGAVQLELQASGGKAYLTAHGSGFARRWRESAFVPIVTPSLVQLRTELHRQGQL, encoded by the coding sequence ATGCTTGACCCAATCTTGAGCCGTTGGCTCGATGTTCAAGCGCAGGCCCTGGACGTGGGCAGTTGCGATCCACAGGAAGTGCTGCCACGCCTGGCAGAGGCCAATATTCTGAAAATCGGCGTGCCCACCCAATTGGGCGGCCTGGGCGGTGATGTGGCAGGTGCGGTCGAGGCCATTGCCAATGTTGCCAGCCATTCCCTGGCGGCTGCGTTTGTATGCTGGGGCCAGCGCTCGTTTATCGAGTATTTGTTGCAGAGCCCGAATGAACGGTTGCGCGAGCAGCTGATGCCGGACCTGCTCAGTGGCAAGTTGGCCGGGGCAACCGGGCTGTCGAATGCAATGAAGTTCATATCGGGCATCGAGGCGTTGCAGATCAGCGCCGAGCCCAACGAGCATGGGTGGACGCTCAATGGTCGCTTGCATTGGGTGACCAACCTGCGCAAGAACGGGTTTGTCGCGGCAGCGGCCATTGAGCATGCAGGAGGCGGCACGCCGTTTATCCTGGCGATCCCGGATTCGGTGGCAGGCTTGCAGCGTTCCCGAGACCTGGAGCTGCTCGGGCTGCAATCAAGCAATACCGCAGCGCTTGGCCTGGAAGGCGTGGAGTTGAGCCGCGACTGGTTGCTGCATGAAGATGCGCGCAAGTTCCTGCCGGCCGTGCGCCCGGCGTTCCTGGGCTTGCAGTGCGGCATGTCGATTGGCCTGGCCCGCCGTTCACTGGCTGAGGTGGCCCACCACCTGGGCGCTAGTCGTACGGTATTGCGTGAAGAGTTGGAAGCATTGCGCCTGACGCTGGATCATCTGGTCACCGAGCTCAAGGCTGGCTTGCTGGCCGGGCGCTTCGCCGCCGACCCTGTGCCCTTGTTCAAATTGCGTATCGCCCTGGCCGAAACGGCCGCCGGCGCCGTGCAGCTTGAGCTGCAAGCCAGCGGTGGCAAGGCTTACCTGACCGCACATGGCAGCGGCTTTGCCCGGCGCTGGCGCGAATCGGCGTTCGTGCCAATTGTGACGCCAAGCCTGGTGCAATTGCGCACCGAGTTGCATCGCCAGGGCCAGCTATGA
- a CDS encoding ABC transporter ATP-binding protein, producing the protein MSHAVMTAQGICLGYASGPVLQGFDLQLQPGEVVSILGPSGVGKSSLLRVLAGLQVAQGGSVQVLGEPLRGPHPRVAVAFQDPSLLPWLNLEKNVAFGLDFARQPHLATEERRHRVDRAIAAVGLEHARQQFPAQLSGGMAQRTALARCLARQPQVLLLDEPFGALDEVTRADMQHLLLKVNREQGSAAVLITHDIDEALLLSDRILLLGNRPARTLGEWHIDLPQPRDEQVEAIGALRIDILKTLRQASRTQPNPLEQQELSHVSG; encoded by the coding sequence ATGAGCCATGCGGTCATGACGGCCCAGGGAATTTGCCTGGGGTATGCCAGCGGGCCGGTGCTGCAAGGCTTCGACTTGCAGCTGCAACCGGGCGAAGTGGTATCGATCCTCGGTCCCAGCGGCGTGGGAAAATCCAGCCTGTTGCGCGTGCTTGCCGGTTTGCAGGTGGCCCAGGGTGGCAGTGTGCAGGTCTTGGGCGAGCCACTGCGCGGTCCCCATCCCAGGGTGGCGGTGGCGTTTCAAGACCCGAGCCTGTTGCCATGGTTGAACCTGGAAAAGAATGTGGCTTTCGGCCTGGATTTCGCCCGCCAGCCGCACCTGGCCACAGAAGAGCGACGCCACCGCGTCGACCGTGCGATTGCCGCCGTTGGCCTGGAGCATGCGCGGCAACAGTTCCCTGCGCAGCTGTCCGGCGGCATGGCTCAGCGCACGGCGCTGGCCCGCTGCCTGGCGCGTCAGCCCCAGGTGTTGCTCCTCGATGAGCCCTTCGGCGCGTTGGATGAAGTGACCCGCGCCGATATGCAGCACCTGTTGCTCAAGGTCAATCGTGAGCAAGGTTCGGCGGCGGTACTGATCACCCACGATATCGATGAGGCACTGCTGCTGTCCGACCGCATCCTACTCCTGGGCAACCGCCCGGCGCGGACCCTGGGCGAATGGCATATTGACCTGCCACAACCGCGAGATGAACAGGTCGAGGCCATCGGCGCGCTGCGTATCGATATTCTTAAAACCTTACGGCAGGCGAGCCGCACTCAACCCAACCCCTTGGAACAACAGGAGCTTAGCCATGTGTCTGGATGA
- a CDS encoding ABC transporter substrate-binding protein — protein sequence MCLDDLTHSRRDFLKLSAVLSAAGALPLLSSLQARAANEPDAPVRIGYLPITDATPLLVAHNNGLFEAEGIKAERPVLLRSWAQVIEAFISGQVNVIHLLSPMTVWARYGSKVPAKVVAWNHVGGSGLTVSPGITDVKQLGGKSVAIPFWYSIHNVVVQQLFRDNGLTPVSRATGGAIAANEVNLIVLPPSDMPPALASKRIDGYIVAEPFNALAENLKVGRVQRFTGDVWRNHACCVVFMHEHDLTNRPEWSQKVVNAIVKAQVWTRDNREEAVKLLSKDGPNRYTPHAEPVLSKVLAPAASDRAGYLADGAIQHANWDEHRIDFQPYPFPSYTEELVRRLKDTLIEGDKKFLADLDPAFVAKDLVDDRFVRHAIEAVGGMKTFGLPDGYERHEEIGV from the coding sequence ATGTGTCTGGATGACTTGACCCACTCGCGCCGTGACTTTCTCAAACTGTCTGCCGTGCTCAGTGCTGCCGGCGCCTTGCCGCTGTTGAGCAGCCTGCAGGCCCGTGCCGCCAATGAGCCTGACGCGCCGGTACGCATCGGTTACTTGCCGATCACCGACGCCACGCCGCTGCTGGTTGCGCACAATAATGGCCTGTTCGAAGCCGAAGGCATCAAGGCTGAACGCCCGGTACTGCTACGTAGTTGGGCCCAGGTGATCGAGGCGTTTATTTCGGGCCAGGTCAACGTGATTCACCTGCTGTCGCCGATGACCGTGTGGGCGCGCTACGGCAGCAAGGTGCCGGCCAAGGTCGTGGCGTGGAACCATGTCGGCGGTTCGGGCTTGACCGTATCGCCAGGTATCACCGACGTGAAGCAATTGGGCGGCAAGTCGGTGGCTATTCCGTTCTGGTATTCGATCCATAACGTGGTGGTGCAGCAACTGTTCCGCGACAATGGCCTCACGCCGGTCAGCCGTGCGACCGGCGGCGCGATTGCCGCCAATGAAGTCAACCTGATCGTATTGCCGCCGTCGGACATGCCGCCTGCGCTGGCCAGCAAGCGCATCGACGGCTACATCGTCGCCGAGCCGTTCAATGCCCTGGCGGAGAACCTCAAGGTCGGTCGTGTGCAGCGCTTTACTGGCGACGTCTGGCGCAACCACGCGTGCTGCGTAGTGTTCATGCACGAACATGACCTGACCAACCGCCCGGAGTGGTCGCAGAAGGTAGTGAACGCCATCGTCAAGGCCCAGGTATGGACCCGGGACAACCGCGAAGAGGCGGTGAAGTTGTTGTCCAAGGACGGCCCGAACCGTTACACGCCACATGCCGAGCCGGTGTTGAGCAAAGTCCTGGCCCCGGCTGCCAGCGACCGCGCTGGCTACCTCGCGGACGGTGCGATCCAGCACGCCAATTGGGACGAACACCGCATCGACTTCCAGCCTTACCCATTCCCCAGCTATACCGAGGAACTGGTCAGGCGCCTGAAAGACACGCTGATCGAAGGCGACAAGAAATTTCTCGCCGACCTTGATCCGGCCTTCGTCGCCAAGGATCTGGTGGACGACCGTTTCGTCCGTCATGCGATCGAAGCAGTGGGTGGCATGAAGACGTTCGGCTTGCCGGACGGTTATGAGCGGCACGAGGAGATTGGCGTTTGA
- a CDS encoding ABC transporter permease, which translates to MWPGWLLGISGLAGLLVLWWLGVKVFGEADGLSARFSLASTASSLWELLGRSELYLHIAVSLKRIVVGLFLALLVGVPLGLLVGSSRNLEAATTPAFQFLRMISPLSWMPIVVMLMGVGDQPIYFLLAFAAVWPIMLNTAAGVRQLDPRWLQLSKSLSATRWETLRRVIIPGVVGHVLTGVRLAIGILWIVLVPCEMLGVSAGLGYYILDTRDRLAYSELMAMVVLIGLLGFALDAFARWLHQRWVHAS; encoded by the coding sequence GTGTGGCCAGGTTGGCTGCTCGGTATCAGTGGCTTGGCAGGCTTGTTGGTGTTGTGGTGGCTGGGGGTGAAGGTGTTTGGCGAGGCCGATGGTTTGTCGGCGCGCTTTTCCCTGGCGTCCACCGCCAGCAGCCTATGGGAATTGCTTGGGCGCAGCGAGTTGTATCTGCATATCGCGGTGAGCCTCAAGCGTATCGTTGTAGGGTTGTTCCTGGCGCTGTTGGTGGGCGTACCCTTGGGGCTGCTGGTAGGCAGTTCGCGTAACCTGGAGGCGGCGACTACACCGGCCTTCCAGTTTCTGCGGATGATCTCGCCACTGTCCTGGATGCCTATCGTGGTGATGCTGATGGGGGTAGGGGACCAGCCCATCTACTTCCTGCTGGCCTTCGCTGCCGTATGGCCGATCATGCTCAACACCGCAGCTGGCGTGCGTCAGCTGGACCCGCGCTGGTTGCAGTTGAGTAAAAGCTTGAGTGCCACACGTTGGGAAACGCTGCGCCGGGTCATCATTCCGGGCGTGGTCGGGCATGTGCTGACTGGCGTGCGCCTGGCAATTGGCATCTTGTGGATCGTACTGGTGCCATGCGAAATGCTTGGGGTCAGTGCAGGGCTTGGCTATTACATCCTCGATACCCGCGACCGCCTTGCGTATTCGGAATTGATGGCGATGGTTGTGTTAATCGGGTTGCTGGGGTTTGCCCTGGATGCGTTTGCGCGATGGCTGCATCAGCGATGGGTGCACGCGAGTTGA
- a CDS encoding acylase encodes MIISNGLSRVGVAGLLLGVSLAASAREPVTQASADIRRTSYGVPHIRANDERGLGVGIGYAYAQDNLCLLANEIVTVNGERAKFFGPEQATLEERNNLASDVFFAWLNNPEAVASFWKAQTPELQQRIQGYVAGYNRYLKEQGAPAQCQAAWVRPLVVEDLVKLTRRLLAEGGVGQFAEALVGATPPQAIASVQPSAKAFELAAASQQRFTLDRGSNAVAVGRDRSFNGRGMLLANPHFPWVGGMRFYEMHLTIPGQLDVMGAALPGLPVVNIGFNQHVAWTHTVDTSKHFTLYRLTLDPKDSTRYLLDGNSIPLDKTTVTVQVKQADGSLKDVTHTVYSSQFGPVVQWPGKLDWDSHYAFSLRDANLGNDRVLQQWYAMNRAGSLKELQTSVHTLQGIPWVNTLAADDQGQSLYMNLSVVPNVSAAKLAQCSDPRAGLQMIMLDGAHSACAWDIDPRAAQAGIFPADQLPQLQRTDYVQHSNDSAWMANPKAPLTGFSPVISQDNIGLGPRARFAIQRLQSLDKHPISVADLQNMVMDNQVYLAGQVMPDLLAFCAKHLGADAAALQPLCASLKDWDQHANLDSGVGLVHFINLMQHLQQIPDAWRVAFDPARPLTTPTGLAIDRAPVAKALREAMLASSAEVNKLGLKRWGDIQVSGQIPIHGGPQELGIYNAMQTVPRADGKREVVSGTSYLQIVTFDDKGPNAVGVLAFSESSNPASNYSKDQTQAFSEKKLRPLPFTDAQIKADPQYQVQAVKE; translated from the coding sequence GTGATTATTTCCAACGGGTTGTCCAGGGTAGGTGTGGCAGGGCTGTTGCTGGGGGTGAGCCTGGCCGCATCGGCACGGGAACCAGTAACGCAGGCGTCGGCGGATATCCGCCGTACCAGTTACGGTGTACCGCATATTCGCGCTAACGATGAGCGTGGCCTGGGAGTTGGTATCGGGTACGCCTATGCCCAGGACAACTTGTGCTTGCTGGCTAATGAAATAGTGACGGTCAATGGCGAGCGCGCCAAGTTTTTCGGCCCGGAACAAGCCACCCTGGAAGAGCGCAACAACCTCGCCAGCGATGTGTTCTTCGCCTGGCTGAATAACCCCGAAGCGGTGGCCTCCTTCTGGAAAGCGCAAACCCCGGAGCTGCAACAGCGCATCCAAGGCTACGTGGCCGGCTATAACCGTTATCTCAAGGAGCAGGGCGCCCCGGCACAATGCCAGGCAGCCTGGGTTCGGCCATTGGTGGTTGAAGATCTTGTGAAGTTGACCCGCAGGCTATTGGCGGAAGGGGGTGTCGGCCAATTCGCCGAAGCCTTGGTGGGGGCTACACCGCCTCAAGCCATCGCCAGTGTGCAACCCAGTGCCAAAGCCTTTGAACTGGCCGCCGCCAGCCAGCAGCGCTTCACCCTGGACCGAGGCAGCAATGCCGTCGCCGTCGGCCGTGACCGTTCCTTCAATGGCCGTGGCATGCTGCTGGCCAACCCGCACTTCCCCTGGGTAGGCGGCATGCGCTTTTACGAGATGCACCTGACCATCCCCGGGCAGCTGGATGTGATGGGCGCTGCCTTGCCGGGCCTGCCGGTGGTAAATATCGGTTTCAACCAGCATGTGGCGTGGACGCATACCGTGGATACGTCCAAGCATTTCACCCTGTACCGCCTGACCCTCGATCCCAAGGACTCCACCCGTTACCTGCTGGACGGCAACTCCATCCCCCTGGACAAGACGACCGTGACGGTGCAGGTCAAGCAAGCTGACGGCAGCCTCAAGGACGTGACCCATACGGTCTACAGTTCGCAGTTCGGCCCCGTTGTGCAATGGCCGGGCAAGCTCGACTGGGACAGCCACTACGCCTTCAGCCTGCGCGATGCCAACCTGGGTAACGACCGGGTGCTGCAACAGTGGTACGCCATGAACCGCGCCGGCAGCCTCAAGGAACTGCAAACCTCGGTACACACCCTGCAAGGCATTCCCTGGGTCAATACCCTGGCCGCCGATGACCAGGGCCAAAGCCTGTACATGAACCTGTCGGTGGTGCCCAACGTCAGCGCCGCCAAGCTCGCCCAATGCAGCGACCCGCGGGCCGGCCTGCAAATGATCATGCTCGACGGCGCTCACAGCGCCTGCGCCTGGGACATCGACCCGCGCGCTGCCCAGGCCGGCATCTTCCCGGCCGACCAGTTGCCACAGCTGCAGCGCACCGACTATGTGCAGCACTCTAACGATTCCGCCTGGATGGCCAACCCCAAGGCGCCGTTGACAGGCTTCTCGCCGGTGATCAGCCAGGACAACATCGGCCTCGGCCCACGCGCCCGCTTTGCCATCCAACGCCTGCAGTCCCTGGACAAACACCCCATCAGCGTTGCAGACCTGCAAAACATGGTCATGGACAACCAGGTGTATCTGGCGGGCCAAGTCATGCCCGACCTGCTGGCGTTCTGCGCCAAACACCTGGGCGCCGACGCCGCTGCGCTACAACCGCTGTGTGCCAGCCTGAAAGACTGGGACCAGCACGCCAACCTCGACAGCGGCGTGGGCCTGGTGCACTTCATCAACCTGATGCAGCACCTGCAGCAAATCCCCGACGCCTGGCGCGTGGCCTTCGACCCGGCCCGCCCTCTGACCACCCCAACCGGCCTCGCCATCGACCGCGCCCCCGTTGCCAAGGCCCTGCGTGAAGCCATGTTGGCCTCCAGTGCAGAGGTCAACAAGCTTGGCCTGAAGCGCTGGGGCGATATCCAAGTCTCCGGCCAAATCCCCATCCACGGCGGCCCGCAGGAACTGGGTATCTACAACGCCATGCAAACCGTGCCCCGCGCCGACGGCAAACGCGAAGTCGTCAGCGGCACCAGCTACCTGCAAATCGTCACCTTCGACGACAAAGGTCCCAACGCGGTAGGCGTGCTGGCGTTTTCCGAATCCAGCAACCCAGCGTCCAACTACTCAAAGGACCAGACCCAAGCCTTCTCCGAGAAAAAACTGCGCCCACTGCCGTTCACTGACGCCCAGATCAAGGCCGATCCACAGTACCAAGTCCAGGCAGTGAAGGAGTAG
- a CDS encoding tyrosine-type recombinase/integrase, producing the protein MRRKNAANLDLPPRMIRRNATLKSGKIWTGYYYNGRDANGKRKEIPLGGDLDQAKVEWARLERRAPPKPSHLLGFLFDRYVKEIIPTKGLRTQSDNMKELKQLRKAFEKAPIDSITPQVVAQYRDARTAKVRANREIALLSHMFTIAREWGLTSNANPCFGVRRNKETPRDYYAGDIVWNAVYDAAVQELKDAMDLAYLTGQRPADVLAVATTDLNAGFLMVKQGKTAKKLRLRLEDEGVQSGLSAFINDLQERRALNGIKTSRLITNTSGLRMSQQMLRNRWDDARENAAIKAGAAGDNALAVLIRQFQFKDIRPKAASEIELTHASRLLGHSTEEMTKKVYRRVGEIVKPTK; encoded by the coding sequence ATGCGAAGGAAAAATGCAGCCAATCTGGACCTGCCACCGCGCATGATCCGCCGCAATGCCACACTCAAGAGCGGCAAGATATGGACGGGGTATTACTACAATGGCAGGGACGCCAACGGCAAACGTAAAGAGATTCCCCTGGGCGGCGACCTCGACCAGGCAAAAGTGGAATGGGCCAGGCTGGAGCGACGAGCGCCACCGAAGCCCAGCCACTTGCTGGGCTTTTTGTTCGATAGGTACGTGAAGGAGATCATCCCCACCAAGGGGCTGCGCACCCAGTCCGACAACATGAAAGAACTCAAGCAACTCAGGAAAGCGTTTGAAAAAGCCCCCATTGATTCTATAACGCCCCAGGTAGTTGCGCAGTACCGGGACGCCAGGACTGCAAAAGTCAGGGCCAACCGTGAAATCGCGCTGCTATCGCATATGTTCACGATAGCCCGTGAGTGGGGCCTGACCAGCAACGCCAACCCTTGCTTCGGTGTTCGCCGCAACAAAGAGACTCCACGGGACTATTACGCCGGCGATATCGTGTGGAATGCGGTTTACGATGCAGCCGTGCAGGAACTCAAGGATGCCATGGACTTAGCCTACTTGACCGGGCAGCGCCCTGCGGACGTGCTCGCAGTTGCCACCACCGATCTGAACGCCGGGTTCTTAATGGTCAAGCAGGGAAAAACTGCGAAGAAGCTTCGCCTGCGCCTGGAAGATGAAGGTGTGCAGTCTGGGCTCAGCGCCTTCATCAATGACCTGCAAGAGCGTCGTGCGCTCAACGGCATAAAAACATCGCGACTGATCACTAACACGTCCGGGCTCCGTATGAGCCAGCAGATGCTACGCAATCGCTGGGACGACGCGCGCGAGAATGCAGCAATCAAGGCAGGCGCTGCTGGCGACAACGCGCTGGCCGTGCTGATCCGCCAGTTCCAGTTCAAGGATATACGACCGAAGGCTGCTAGCGAGATCGAGTTAACACACGCCAGCCGCTTGCTTGGCCACAGCACCGAAGAGATGACCAAGAAGGTCTATCGCAGAGTTGGCGAGATCGTCAAACCTACGAAATAA
- a CDS encoding DUF4224 domain-containing protein — MEFQSETLADEELATITGYQIPSKQIQWLNENHWEHVLTGARRPIVGRVYARMKLAGVTPSAVNPAAETWTLDLANVS; from the coding sequence ATGGAATTCCAAAGCGAGACCCTGGCCGACGAAGAGCTAGCCACCATCACCGGCTATCAGATCCCGTCCAAGCAAATTCAGTGGTTGAACGAAAATCACTGGGAGCATGTTCTGACCGGTGCCCGTCGCCCGATCGTGGGCCGCGTGTATGCCCGAATGAAGCTTGCAGGCGTAACGCCCTCTGCCGTGAACCCAGCGGCAGAAACCTGGACGCTCGACCTGGCGAATGTGAGCTGA
- a CDS encoding phosphoadenosine phosphosulfate reductase family protein: MTSAVRHLPGHYALTGPTVVSFSGGRTSAYMLHQVLENNADLNDLVVTFANTGKEHPATLEFVRECAERWAVQIVWLEFRDNDAGFAVVDYATASRQGEPFEALIRKRKYLPNPVTRFCTIDLKIRIIHKYLRSLGLSTEEAPVDMMTGIRADEPRRVAKIRTRKSTSESKWASMAMPLADAGVGVQDVTEFWAAQPFDLMLPTINGRTLEGNCDLCFLKGAKQVYSIIASDRPKALWWARMESEVVSGGKFTGDGARFRFDRPSYQQMIDYSDTQFDMFADHDEAIACFCGD, translated from the coding sequence ATGACCAGCGCAGTACGCCACCTGCCCGGACATTACGCATTGACTGGACCAACTGTTGTGAGTTTCTCCGGCGGCCGCACGAGCGCCTACATGCTTCATCAGGTACTGGAGAACAACGCCGACTTGAACGATCTGGTTGTCACCTTTGCCAATACGGGGAAGGAACATCCAGCCACCCTGGAGTTCGTTAGGGAGTGCGCAGAGCGCTGGGCAGTGCAGATTGTTTGGCTGGAGTTTCGAGACAACGACGCGGGCTTTGCAGTGGTGGATTACGCCACTGCCAGCCGCCAGGGCGAACCATTCGAAGCGCTAATCCGCAAACGCAAGTACCTGCCCAACCCGGTCACCAGGTTCTGCACCATCGATCTCAAGATCAGGATCATCCACAAGTACCTGCGCAGCCTGGGCCTTTCGACCGAGGAGGCGCCGGTAGACATGATGACCGGAATACGGGCCGATGAGCCGCGCCGGGTGGCAAAGATCCGAACCCGGAAAAGTACCAGCGAAAGCAAATGGGCTTCGATGGCCATGCCTTTGGCTGATGCCGGTGTCGGCGTGCAGGACGTGACGGAGTTCTGGGCCGCCCAACCGTTCGACCTGATGCTACCGACGATCAACGGTAGAACGCTGGAGGGGAACTGTGACCTGTGCTTTCTCAAGGGCGCCAAGCAGGTCTATTCGATCATCGCAAGCGACCGCCCTAAAGCATTGTGGTGGGCAAGGATGGAAAGCGAGGTGGTATCAGGCGGCAAGTTCACCGGCGACGGTGCCCGCTTCCGCTTCGACCGCCCAAGCTATCAGCAAATGATCGACTACTCCGACACCCAATTCGACATGTTCGCCGACCACGACGAAGCGATAGCCTGCTTCTGTGGCGACTGA